One Nocardioides luti DNA window includes the following coding sequences:
- a CDS encoding long-chain-fatty-acid--CoA ligase: MSNLADNLTRTAQDHPDRPAVRLDEHVLTYAELQEGAQRVAALLKDKGVEPGDRVGLVLPNVPAFPVVFYGAVQAGAVVVPMNPLLKGREVEYYLKDSGAKVVLAWKDMAEEAGKGAEAVGIECISVDPADFEELLGAHEPDTEVVERDDEDLVVLLYTSGTTGQPKGASLTHHNMMTNAATSAETLLELGEEDVVMGCLPLFHVFGLTCGLNASVLTGACLTLIPRFDAAKALEVVGRDRVTVFEGVPTMYAGMLHADGAADADMSSLRTCISGGSAMPVEVMKKFEETFGCDVLEGYGLSETSPVASFNQPGQERKPGSIGTALRGVEMKIVDDDRKEVEQGEVGEIAIKGENVMRGYWERDDATEEAIQDGWFLSGDLGKVDEDGYYFIVDRKKSLIIRGGYNVYPREVEEALYEHDDVAEVAVIGIPDDDLGEEVGAAVALKGDASVSGEDLQAFAKERLAAYKYPRAVWIVDELPKGPTGKILRREVEAPEGALQK, from the coding sequence GTGAGCAACCTGGCCGACAACCTGACCCGGACCGCGCAGGACCACCCGGACCGCCCCGCGGTCCGACTCGACGAGCACGTGCTGACCTACGCGGAGCTCCAGGAAGGTGCGCAGCGGGTGGCCGCGCTCCTCAAGGACAAGGGTGTCGAGCCCGGCGACCGGGTCGGCCTGGTGCTGCCCAACGTGCCGGCGTTCCCCGTCGTCTTCTACGGCGCGGTGCAGGCCGGCGCGGTCGTGGTGCCGATGAACCCGCTGCTCAAGGGCCGCGAGGTGGAGTACTACCTCAAGGACTCGGGGGCCAAGGTCGTGCTCGCCTGGAAGGACATGGCCGAGGAGGCCGGCAAGGGCGCCGAGGCCGTCGGCATCGAGTGCATCAGCGTCGACCCCGCCGACTTCGAGGAGCTGCTCGGCGCGCACGAGCCCGACACCGAGGTGGTCGAGCGCGACGACGAGGACCTCGTGGTGCTGCTCTACACGTCCGGCACGACCGGCCAGCCCAAGGGCGCCAGCCTGACCCACCACAACATGATGACCAACGCCGCGACCAGCGCGGAGACGCTGCTCGAGCTGGGCGAGGAGGACGTGGTGATGGGCTGCCTGCCGCTCTTCCACGTCTTCGGCCTGACCTGCGGGCTCAACGCCTCGGTCCTCACCGGCGCCTGCCTGACCCTGATCCCCCGCTTCGACGCCGCGAAGGCGCTCGAGGTCGTCGGGCGCGACCGGGTCACCGTCTTCGAGGGCGTGCCGACGATGTACGCCGGGATGCTGCACGCCGACGGGGCCGCGGACGCCGACATGTCGAGCCTGCGCACCTGCATCTCCGGCGGCTCGGCGATGCCGGTCGAGGTGATGAAGAAGTTCGAGGAGACCTTCGGCTGCGACGTGCTCGAGGGCTACGGGCTCTCGGAGACCTCGCCGGTCGCGTCGTTCAACCAGCCCGGGCAGGAGCGCAAGCCGGGCTCCATCGGCACCGCCCTGCGCGGGGTCGAGATGAAGATCGTCGACGACGACCGGAAGGAGGTCGAGCAGGGCGAGGTCGGCGAGATCGCGATCAAGGGCGAGAACGTCATGCGGGGCTACTGGGAGCGCGACGACGCCACCGAGGAGGCCATCCAGGACGGCTGGTTCCTCTCCGGCGACCTCGGCAAGGTCGACGAGGACGGCTACTACTTCATCGTCGACCGGAAGAAGTCCCTGATCATCCGCGGCGGCTACAACGTCTACCCCCGCGAGGTCGAGGAGGCGCTCTACGAGCACGACGACGTCGCCGAGGTGGCCGTGATCGGCATCCCGGACGACGACCTGGGCGAGGAGGTCGGCGCCGCGGTGGCGCTCAAGGGCGACGCCTCGGTGAGCGGCGAGGACCTGCAGGCCTTCGCGAAGGAGCGGCTGGCGGCGTACAAGTACCCCCGCGCGGTCTGGATCGTCGACGAGCTCCCGAAGGGGCCGACCGGCAAGATCCTGCGCCGCGAGGTCGAGGCCCCGGAAGGAGCGCTGCAGAAGTGA